TCAAATCGAATATTTCCTTTGTTACGGTTGAAACCAATCTTGGTTTCGTTTTTCCCATTCTTTCAGTTGAGAATGGATGGAATCATAATTTTGTAAGAACAAGCGCCTTAAAAAGGTTTCATATTCTTTACAGTTTTCCGTATGAGATTGTTCCAAGGACTCTCGAAGTTTACTTGGTTTTTCTAACGTACAATATTTTTGTAAACTGGATGGGTAGCGATTCGAATTGAAAGCAGGAGCAACAATCGTGGAACCGGTTCCAATATAAAATGGCATGGGGGCCCAAATAGTTTCATGAGTAGATAAAAATGAAATTCTATGGAGGTAGGTTTCGCCTGAAGTCCATACAAGTTCCGCTTCTGATTCCATTGTCCCATAGTATAACATAGTCAATGCAAGAAGACTCATACCGACACTATAGAATGGTCTTTGGCTTTCTTTTCGAATGACTAATGTTAGATTGTCGATATTTGATAATTCAAAGCCGCGGTCCCATCGAGGTAATTCATTTGGATTTATAGGTTTTTCTATTTTTGGTTTCGGAGCATGGTCAGGATTTGGATCAGGAAGAGGGATCGTTGTCAGATCAGCCACATTAGCATTTTCATCCAAAAGGATGGCCGGTGGAACCGGAAACACTTCATTAAATACTTTTGCCAAAACTGGATCGGTAGTTGTCCATCGAATGGAAATCATTTTTCCTTTGGATAATTTTGCTTCTGAACTTAACTCAGGCATGGAAGTTTTGCAAGTGAGATGAAAACTCAAAGTAATCAATGGAATTGAAAGGAAAAATAATATTCGATTTATTTTCACTGAATCTCCAAACTCCTATTTGATAATATTCCCAGTCCCAGACAGAATTAACAATACATAGTCAGACAAAAACAAACTTGCATTTAACACAAATAAGTTTCCATTACTCGAATTAGACATTCGAATTTTAAATTTCTATCTAGTTATTTTTCTATAACCTGTCCAAACTTCAATAAATTGCCATCCAAATCCATAACATAGAATTCCCTCATCCCCCAAGGTTTATCCATCAATTCCGCATTTTTATGGACAATTCCTTTGTTTTTGTAACCCAAATACATGGAATCAATACTATCGACATGGTAATAGACACTGGAGTTTTGAGGAATGGACGGATCATCGCATAACCATAAATGTAACTCGAACCCATCCTTCCCCAATAGAAGAATATCATCATATTGTTTTAGAGTTTTAAATCCCAGATTCTTTTCATAGAATTCCTTTGATCGCAAAAGATCCAAAGATGGTAGTTGTGGGATTGATTTTTTGATCATATGGTATCGGTTAATATTATTTGAATCATTTCTATTTCATACTTTTAAATCGATAACTCAATGTTCAGTAAGACAATAGTTCATTGAAAAGGTATAAAAAAAGCCCGAGGATTCGGGCCTTTTTCAATTTCTCCTTTGCCGTCAGGCCTAAACCCTTTCGACAAAGGTAAAATTTTGTTTCTAATTA
The sequence above is drawn from the Leptospira sp. WS4.C2 genome and encodes:
- a CDS encoding bleomycin resistance protein gives rise to the protein MIKKSIPQLPSLDLLRSKEFYEKNLGFKTLKQYDDILLLGKDGFELHLWLCDDPSIPQNSSVYYHVDSIDSMYLGYKNKGIVHKNAELMDKPWGMREFYVMDLDGNLLKFGQVIEK